The Echeneis naucrates chromosome 23, fEcheNa1.1, whole genome shotgun sequence genome has a segment encoding these proteins:
- the myf6 gene encoding myogenic factor 6: MMDLFETNTYLFGDLRYLEEGDHGPLQHLDMAGVSPLYNGDDSPLSAGQDHVPSETGGDSSGEEHVLAPPGLGAHCEGQCLVWACKICKRKSAPTDRRKAATLRERRRLKKINEAFDALKRKTVANPNQRLPKVEILRSAISYIERLQDLLQTLDEQERSQNGLSHNSKELSAASREYHWKKSEPWPTSADHSTAVVMDQKEGTGESSASSSLLRLSSIVDSITNDDNVSFGEDVSEN; encoded by the exons ATGATGGACCTTTTTGAGACCAACACTTATCTTTTTGGTGATTTGCGCTATTTGGAGGAAGGGGATCATGGACCACTACAGCACTTGGACATGGCGGGGGTGTCTCCTCTGTACAACGGCGACGACAGCCCCTTGTCTGCGGGCCAGGATCACGTTCCGTCCGAGACCGGCGGCGACAGCAGCGGGGAGGAGCACGTCCTTGCGCCGCCGGGACTCGGTGCGCACTGCGAGGGTCAGTGCCTCGTCTGGGCCTGCAAGATCTGCAAGAGGAAATCCGCCCCCACGGACCGACGCAAGGCCGCCACGCTCcgggagaggaggaggctgaagaAGATCAACGAGGCCTTCGACGCCCTGAAGAGGAAGACCGTGGCCAACCCCAACCAGAGGCTACCCAAGGTGGAGATTTTACGCAGCGCCATCAGCTACATCGAGCGGCTGCAGGACCTGCTGCAGACGCTGGACGAGCAGGAGAGGAGCCAAAACGGATTATCCCACAACTCCAAAGAACTCAGT GCGGCCAGCCGTGAGTACCACTGGAAGAAGTCTGAGCCCTGGCCGACCTCCGCTGACCATTCCACTGCAGTCGTGATGGACCAGAAGGAAG GAACCGGCGAGTCCTCGGCCTCCTCCAGCCTCCTGCGTCTGTCCTCCATCGTCGACAGCATCACCAACGACGATAACGTCAGCTTCGGCGAGGACGTCTCCGAGAACTGA
- the myf5 gene encoding myogenic factor 5 isoform X2, whose product MSGKTPVYYDRACSSSPDSLEFGPGMELAGSEEDEHVRIPGAPHQPGHCLQWACKACKRKSSFVDRRRAATMRERRRLKKVNHAFEALRRCTSANPSQRLPKVEILRNAIQYIESLQELLREQVENYYGLPGESSSEPGSPLSSCSDSMAGSNSPVWQQLNANYSGSYSYAKSDNLGEKAAGASSLECLSSIVDRLSSVESSCGPAALRDTATFSPGSSDSQPCTPESPGSRPVYHVL is encoded by the exons ATGAGTGGGAAAACACCA GTCTACTACGACAGAGCGTGCTCTTCCTCTCCAGACAGCCTGGAGTTCGGCCCCGGCATGGAGCTAGCTGGCTCGGAGGAAGACGAGCACGTCAGGATCCCCGGGGCCCCCCACCAGCCGGGGCACTGCCTCCAGTGGGCCTGCAAGGCCTGCAAGCGCAAGTCCAGCTTTGTCGACCGCAGGCGGGCCGCCACCATGCGCGAGCGCCGGCGGCTGAAGAAGGTCAACCACGCTTTCGAGGCTCTGCGGCGCTGCACCTCGGCCAACCCGAGCCAACGGCTGCCCAAGGTCGAGATCCTGCGCAACGCCATCCAGTACATCGAAAGCCTGCAGGAGCTGCTACGGGAGCAGGTGGAAAACTACTACGGCCTACCTGGAGAGAGCAGCTCTGAGCCGGGCAGCCCGCTctccagctgctctgacagcATG GCTGGCAGCAACAGTCCAGTGTGGCAACAGTTGAATGCAAACTACAGCGGCAGCTATTCGTATGCAAAGAGCG ACAATTTGGGCGAGAAAGCAGCCGGGGCCTCCAGTCTCGAGTGCCTCTCCAGCATCGTGGACCGTCTCTCCTCGGTGGAGTCCAGCTGCGGGCCGGCCGCTCTGAGGGACACGGCCACCTTCTCCCCCGGCAGCTCCGACTCACAGCCCTGCACGCCGGAGAGCCCTGGATCCAGGCCAGTGTACCACGTCCTGTGA
- the myf5 gene encoding myogenic factor 5 isoform X1 encodes MDVFSPSQVYYDRACSSSPDSLEFGPGMELAGSEEDEHVRIPGAPHQPGHCLQWACKACKRKSSFVDRRRAATMRERRRLKKVNHAFEALRRCTSANPSQRLPKVEILRNAIQYIESLQELLREQVENYYGLPGESSSEPGSPLSSCSDSMAGSNSPVWQQLNANYSGSYSYAKSDNLGEKAAGASSLECLSSIVDRLSSVESSCGPAALRDTATFSPGSSDSQPCTPESPGSRPVYHVL; translated from the exons ATGGATGTCTTCTCACCCTCTCAGGTCTACTACGACAGAGCGTGCTCTTCCTCTCCAGACAGCCTGGAGTTCGGCCCCGGCATGGAGCTAGCTGGCTCGGAGGAAGACGAGCACGTCAGGATCCCCGGGGCCCCCCACCAGCCGGGGCACTGCCTCCAGTGGGCCTGCAAGGCCTGCAAGCGCAAGTCCAGCTTTGTCGACCGCAGGCGGGCCGCCACCATGCGCGAGCGCCGGCGGCTGAAGAAGGTCAACCACGCTTTCGAGGCTCTGCGGCGCTGCACCTCGGCCAACCCGAGCCAACGGCTGCCCAAGGTCGAGATCCTGCGCAACGCCATCCAGTACATCGAAAGCCTGCAGGAGCTGCTACGGGAGCAGGTGGAAAACTACTACGGCCTACCTGGAGAGAGCAGCTCTGAGCCGGGCAGCCCGCTctccagctgctctgacagcATG GCTGGCAGCAACAGTCCAGTGTGGCAACAGTTGAATGCAAACTACAGCGGCAGCTATTCGTATGCAAAGAGCG ACAATTTGGGCGAGAAAGCAGCCGGGGCCTCCAGTCTCGAGTGCCTCTCCAGCATCGTGGACCGTCTCTCCTCGGTGGAGTCCAGCTGCGGGCCGGCCGCTCTGAGGGACACGGCCACCTTCTCCCCCGGCAGCTCCGACTCACAGCCCTGCACGCCGGAGAGCCCTGGATCCAGGCCAGTGTACCACGTCCTGTGA